A genomic segment from Drosophila willistoni isolate 14030-0811.24 chromosome 2L unlocalized genomic scaffold, UCI_dwil_1.1 Seg72.1, whole genome shotgun sequence encodes:
- the LOC6637945 gene encoding protein apterous isoform X1 — protein sequence MGVCTEERPVMHWQQSARFLGPGAREKSPTPPVAHQGSNQCGSAAGANNNHPLFRTCSSSSCPDICDHSTKPFGNAYGSSESFRSYETADRATFEDSTAKFSISRSRTDCTEVSDETTSGISFKTEPYGPPSSPESTNDSKITRSLDDCAGCGRQIQDRFYLSAVEKRWHASCLQCYACRQPLERESSCYSRDGNIYCKNDYYSFFGTRRCSRCLASISSNELVMRARNLVFHVNCFCCTVCHTPLTKGDQYGIIDALIYCRTHYSIAREGDAASSSMSATYPYSTQFGSPHNDSSSPQSDPSRSIVPTGIFVPTSHVITGLPQPARQKGRPRKRKPKDIEAFTTNIDLNTEYVDFGRGSHMSASSRTKRMRTSFKHHQLRTMKSYFAINHNPDAKDLKQLSQKTGLPKRVLQVWFQNARAKWRRMMMKQDGGLMEKGDGTLDLDSISVHSPTSFIMGGPNSTPPHNMD from the exons ACCGAGGAGCGCCCTGTGATGCATTGG CAGCAGAGCGCAAGATTTCTTGGGCCCGGCGCAAGGGAGAAAAGTCCAACACCACCTGTAGCACATCAAGGGAGCAATCAATGTGGCAGTGCTGCAGGTGCAAATAACAATCACCCATTGTTTCGCACATGCTCCTCATCCTCGTGTCCAGATATTTGTGATCACAGTACAAAGCCATTTGGCAATGCATACGGCAGCAGTGAGTCATTTAGAAG CTATGAAACCGCCGATCGCGCCACATTCGAAGACTCCACGGCCAAATTCTCGATTAGCCGCAGTCGCACGGACTGCACCGAAGTCAGTGATGAGACCACATCGGGAATATCATTCAAAACGGAACCCTACGGACCGCCCAGCAGTCCCGAGTCCACCAACGATAGCAAAATAACCCGAAGTTTAGATGATTGCGCCGGCTGTGGGCGACAAATCCAG GATCGTTTCTACCTCTCCGCTGTGGAAAAACGCTGGCATGCCAGCTGCTTGCAGTGCTATGCATGTCGGCAACCGCTGGAACGGGAATCCTCATGTTACTCACGTGATGGCAACATTTATTGCAAAAACGATTATTATAG tTTTTTCGGTACTCGCCGATGCTCGCGCTGCCTGGCCTCCATTAGCTCCAATGAGCTAGTGATGCGTGCCCGCAATTTGGTCTTTCATGTCAACTGCTTCTGCTGCACGGTCTGCCATACCCCGCTCACTAAAGGCGATCAGTATGGCATTATCGATGCCCTCATCTACTGCAG AACCCACTATAGCATCGCAAGGGAAGGAGACGCCGCCTCATCTAGTATGAGTGCCACATATCCATATAGCACGCAATTCGGTTCACCGCACAACGACTCGTCGAGTCCACAGTCGGATCCCAGTCGAAGTATTGTTCCTACGGGCATCTTTGTGCCCACATCGCATGTCATCACCGGACTGCCACAGCCGGCGCGTCAAAAGGGTAGACCGCGCAAGCGTAAACCCAAGGATATTGAGGCGTTCACCACGAATATAG ATCTCAACACCGAATATGTGGACTTTGGACGCGGTTCCCACATGAGCGCTTCATCGCGTACCAAACGTATGCGTACATCGTTCAAGCATCATCAGCTGCGCACCATGAAGTCCTACTTTGCCATCAATCACAATCCCGACGCCAAGGATCTGAAACAGTTGTCGCAGAAAACTGGTTTACCAAAGAGAGTCCTACAG GTTTGGTTTCAGAATGCACGGGCAAAATGGCGCAGAATGATGATGAAACAGGATGGAGGACTGATGGAAAAGGGCGATGGCACTTTGGACCTGGATAGCATCTCTGTGCATAGCCCCACATCATTCATAATGGGCGGTCCGAACAGTACTCCGCCACATAATATGGACTAA
- the LOC6637945 gene encoding protein apterous isoform X2 — MRARNLVFHVNCFCCTVCHTPLTKGDQYGIIDALIYCRTHYSIAREGDAASSSMSATYPYSTQFGSPHNDSSSPQSDPSRSIVPTGIFVPTSHVITGLPQPARQKGRPRKRKPKDIEAFTTNIDLNTEYVDFGRGSHMSASSRTKRMRTSFKHHQLRTMKSYFAINHNPDAKDLKQLSQKTGLPKRVLQVWFQNARAKWRRMMMKQDGGLMEKGDGTLDLDSISVHSPTSFIMGGPNSTPPHNMD, encoded by the exons ATGCGTGCCCGCAATTTGGTCTTTCATGTCAACTGCTTCTGCTGCACGGTCTGCCATACCCCGCTCACTAAAGGCGATCAGTATGGCATTATCGATGCCCTCATCTACTGCAG AACCCACTATAGCATCGCAAGGGAAGGAGACGCCGCCTCATCTAGTATGAGTGCCACATATCCATATAGCACGCAATTCGGTTCACCGCACAACGACTCGTCGAGTCCACAGTCGGATCCCAGTCGAAGTATTGTTCCTACGGGCATCTTTGTGCCCACATCGCATGTCATCACCGGACTGCCACAGCCGGCGCGTCAAAAGGGTAGACCGCGCAAGCGTAAACCCAAGGATATTGAGGCGTTCACCACGAATATAG ATCTCAACACCGAATATGTGGACTTTGGACGCGGTTCCCACATGAGCGCTTCATCGCGTACCAAACGTATGCGTACATCGTTCAAGCATCATCAGCTGCGCACCATGAAGTCCTACTTTGCCATCAATCACAATCCCGACGCCAAGGATCTGAAACAGTTGTCGCAGAAAACTGGTTTACCAAAGAGAGTCCTACAG GTTTGGTTTCAGAATGCACGGGCAAAATGGCGCAGAATGATGATGAAACAGGATGGAGGACTGATGGAAAAGGGCGATGGCACTTTGGACCTGGATAGCATCTCTGTGCATAGCCCCACATCATTCATAATGGGCGGTCCGAACAGTACTCCGCCACATAATATGGACTAA
- the LOC6637944 gene encoding uncharacterized protein LOC6637944 — protein MDRSLDSIGSCSLDVDADSSEISDTSGSLNFPTPLSVKDITREFTANIRERCTLRSPQQPQHTTTAYVDPATGKVRMVLSPPAAAAAASVDVDVDVDAENEADAVDHSAVTAAEKKPSYLNLACCVNGYSNLTTYDSKIRQDINKSREVSPIRPSTSSLQYCKRHNSLAAPQLVIGGGMPLTKQPPSTGSLVEANNNNNCKSNGHAVENGKHGNGSSGATSSFIQQRVERLYGPGALAQGFYSPKKHGQGLSSARQQKLEVISPQTTELSRKFKQLSPSKDYGEFRKKLQDNCTRTEADKGREKAEQPEAGAVIKNGDVDLPVFRHLSHEFRAQLPTVSPKRNVPRGSPPPELEPAEPTPVDVVDHEPVKVAQLSSEEYVGTTKISGDLSSETTAAQSSAVGKDGNYFLRVLKEEQARLLALAAVVEKYTDALENNPDISEDTFGMLRSASGKARLLVSQKMKQFEGLCHNNLNRSPEDAFPTTVDDLQGFWDMVYLQVAQVDSIFASIEQLKSNDWKRMVELPKATTAQTPKSGKTVNSISKAKSTGTTNNANVNSSKTASANSAAALKREAQRKQLMEMKRQRRVAMAAAVNKNQTACDGATELQDSIGDSSTINNELNNRS, from the exons ATGGATCGCAGCTTGGATTCCATCGGCAGCTGTTCACTCGATGTAGATGCCGACTCATCCGAAATATCAG ATACCAGTGGCAGCCTGAACTTCCCAACGCCACTATCTGTGAAGGATATAACGCGAGAATTCACTGCCAATATTCGTGAGCGTTGCACGCTCCGGTCAccgcagcagccgcagcacaCAACTACAGCCTACGTGGATCCAGCTACGGGTAAAGTGCGCATGGTGCTGTCACCCCCCGCCGCCGCAGCCGCCGCCAGCGTCGATGTGGACGTGGATGTGGATGCAGAAAACGAAGCAGATGCCGTTGACCACTCAGCAGTCACCGCAGCCGAGAAGAAGCCCAGCTATCTGAATCTGGCCTGTTGTGTAAACGGCTATTCAAATTTGACCACCTACGACTCAAAGATACGCCAGGATATCAACAAATCGCGAGAGGTCTCTCCCATCCGTCCCTCTACCAGCAGTCTGCAGTATTGCAAGCGTCACAACTCGCTGGCGGCGCCACAGTTAGTGATCGGTGGTGGCATGCCACTCACAAAGCAGCCCCCCTCTACGGGGTCGCTGGTGGAagctaacaacaacaataactgcAAAAGCAATGGCCACGCCGTGGAAAACGGTAAACATGGCAATGGCTCGAGTGGGGCCACCAGCAGCTTCATTCAGCAGCGTGTGGAGCGTCTCTATGGTCCAGGTGCTTTGGCTCAAGGCTTCTACAGCCCCAAGAAACATGGCCAGGGACTGTCATCCGcaagacaacaaaaactgGAGGTGATTTCGCCACAGACCACTGAATTGTCACGCAAATTTAAGCAGCTCTCGCCCAGTAAGGACTATGGCGAGTTTCGGAAAAAGCTGCAGGACAACTGCACCCGAACGGAAGCAGATAAAGGACGGGAGAAAGCAGAACAACCTGAGGCAGGAGCAGTGATCAAAAATGGTGATGTCGATTTGCCTGTCTTCAGGCATTTGAGTCACGAGTTTCGGGCTCAGTTACCCACGGTATCGCCCAAAAGGAATGTACCACGCGGCTCACCCCCACCAGAGTTAGAACCGGCAGAACCCACTCCTGTGGATGTTGTCGATCATGAACCGGTGAAAGTCGCGCAATTGAGTTCGGAGGAGTATGTTGGCACCACAAAAATTTCAGGCGATTTGTCTTCAGAAACCACTGCAGCTCAATCATCGGCTGTCGGAAAGGATGGCAACTATTTTCTACGCGTACTGAAAGAAGAACAAGCTCGTCTGCTCGCCCTTGCCGCTGTTGTGGAGAAATATACCGATGCCTTGGAG AATAACCCCGATATAAGTGAAGACACTTTCGGCATGTTGCGATCGGCGTCCGGCAAAGCGCGCTTGTTAGTCTCGCAGAAAATGAAGCAGTTTGAAG GTCTTTGTCACAATAATTTGAATCGCTCGCCGGAAGATGCCTTTCCAACCACCGTGGATGATTTGCAAGGCTTCTGGGATATGGTTTATCTGCAAGTGGCGCAAGTTGATTCCATATTCGCAAGTATTGAGCAGTTGAAAAGCAATGACTGGAAG CGTATGGTCGAGCTGCCCAAGGCGACAACTGCACAAACACCCAAATCTGGAAAGACTGTCAATTCAATATCAAAAGCCAAATCCACTGGAACGACCAATAATGCAAATGTAAATAGCTCCAAGACGGCATCAGCCAATTCAGCGGCAGCCTTGAAACGGGAAGCCCAAAGGAAACAATTGATGGAAATGAAACGGCAGCGGCGTGTCGCAATGGCAGCAGCAGTCAATAAGAATCAAACAGCCTGTGATGGCGCTACCGAGTTGCAGGACTCAATCGGTGACAGTAGTACTATTAACAATGAGCTCAACAACCGCAGCTGA
- the LOC6637975 gene encoding cytosolic non-specific dipeptidase: protein MAEVPLPNELQQLFAFVEGKKSDYIDTLKTAVAIQSVSAWPDKRGEIDRMVDWTADKLKALGTEIEFVDLGKQTLPTGEVIPLPKLLLGTLGKDPKKKTVLVYGHLDVQPALKEDGWNTDPFVLTEVDGKLFGRGASDDKGPVLCWIHAIEAYQKLNIPLSLNVKFVFEGMEESGSEGLDELLMSRKNDFLGDVDYVCISDNYWLGKKRPCLTYGLRGLAYFQVEVECATKDLHSGVFGGTVHEAMPDLCYLLSQLVDKDTKILIPGVDRDVAPQLKNEAAIYENIDFEVAEYKKDVGVNHLPHNGDKTRLLQARWRYPSLSIHGIEGAFYEPGAKTVIPKKVIGKFSIRLVPDQDPDHINECVTNYINQKWAERGSPNKMKVVMLSAGKPWTEDPNHPHYEAAKRAVKHVFHVEPDMTREGGSIPVTLTLQEATGKNVILVPVGACDDGAHSQNEKIDIYNYVEGTKLLGAYLHEVGKL from the exons ATGGCAGAAGTACCGCTACCCAATGAACTGCAGCAGCTTTTTGC tTTTGTGGAGGGAAAGAAGTCTGATTACATTGATACCCTCAAGACTGCTGTGGCCATTCAGTCGGTATCGGCTTGGCCAGATAAGCGTGGAGAAATTGATCGTATGGTGGACTGGACCGCAGATAAATTGAAGGCTTTGGGCACTGAAATAGAATTCGTTGACTTGGGTAAACAAACGCTGCCAACTGGCGAGGTGATCCCATTGCCGAAACTCTTGTTGGGCACTTTGGGCAAGGATCCCAAGAAGAAGACTGTGCTGGTATATGGTCACTTGGATGTGCAGCCAGCTTTAAAGGAGGATGGCTGGAACACAGATCCTTTTGTCCTGACTGAAGTCGATGGCAAGTTATTCGGACGCGGTGCGTCCGATGATAAGGGACCTGTTTTGTGCTGGATTCACGCCATCGAAGCATATCAGAAGCTCAACATTCCACTATCTCTTAATGTGAAATTCGTCTTTGAGGGCATGGAGGAGAGCGGCAGTGAGGGTCTCGATGAATTGCTTATGTCGAGAAAGAATGATTTCCTTGGCGATGTTGACTATGTGTGCATATCGGACAACTATTGGCTGGGTAAGAAGCGTCCCTGCCTTACTTATGGCCTCCGTGGTCTGGCCTACTTCCAAGTGGAGGTAGAATGCGCTACCAAGGATCTGCACAGTGGTGTCTTTGGCGGCACTGTTCATGAAGCAATGCCCGATCTCTGCTATCTGCTAAGCCAATTGGTCGACAAGGAcactaaaattttaattcctgGTGTCGATCGCGAT GTTGCTCCACAATTGAAGAACGAGGCGGCAATCTATGAGAACATTGACTTTGAAGTGGCTGAGTACAA gAAAGACGTTGGTGTTAACCACCTGCCACATAATGGAGACAAGACCAGGCTGCTTCAGGCTAGATGGCGTTATCCCAGCTTGTCCATTCACGGCATTGAAGGCGCTTTTTATGAACCTGGAGCAAAGACTGTTATACCCAAGAAGGTGATTGGCAAGTTCTCCATTCGTCTAGTACCCGACCAGGATCCAGACCACATCAATGAATGCGTTACCAACTACATCAACCAAAAGTGGGCGGAGCGTGGGTCACCAAATAAGATGAAG GTTGTTATGCTGTCTGCTGGCAAACCATGGACTGAGGATCCCAATCATCCACATTACGAAGCTGCCAAACGCGCTGTCAAGCATGTCTTCCATGTCGAACCCGACATGACCCGTGAGGGTGGTTCCATTCCTGTTACTCTTACCTTGCAGGAGGCCACTGGCAAGAACGTCATCCTGGTGCCCGTCGGCGCCTGCGACGATGGTGCTCATTCTCAGAATGAGAAAATCGATATCTACAACTATGTCGAGGGT ACTAAATTGCTCGGTGCCTACCTTCACGAGGTTGGAAAGTTGTAA